The Salvelinus fontinalis isolate EN_2023a chromosome 31, ASM2944872v1, whole genome shotgun sequence genome has a window encoding:
- the LOC129829905 gene encoding transcription factor 15-like, producing MMTFAMLRPMATHMISYPDLGMMSEAEDNRSESDRGSDQSYGCCVSADKRRRISRKSGGSGVVIVKQRNAANARERDRTQSVNMAFTALRTLIPTEPVDRKLSKIETLHLASSYISHLANTLLLGDVNGDGQPCLGAVYAQGESGRKQPRTICTFCLSNQRKRINDGKEMRGIGSLRMSRR from the exons ATGATGACCTTTGCCATGCTGCGGCCAATGGCGACTCATATGATCAGCTACCCAGACCTGGGTATGATGTCCGAGGCCGAGGATAACCGCAGTGAGAGCGACCGTGGCTCGGATCAGAGCTATGGATGCTGCGTCTCCGCTGACAAACGTCGGAGGATTTCCAGAAAATCGGGAGGCAGCGGTGTTGTAATAGTGAAACAGCGGAACGCAGCCAATGCCAGGGAGCGCGACCGTACACAAAGCGTCAACATGGCATTTACTGCACTCCGGACTCTTATACCCACTGAGCCGGTGGACAGAAAGCTCTCCAAGATTGAGACGCTTCACTTGGCATCCAGCTATATCTCCCACCTCGCCAACACCCTGCTGCTCGGAGACGTGAATGGAGATGGACAACCTTGTCTTGGCGCAGTTTACGCGCAAGGAGAGAGCGGCCGAAAGCAGCCTCGCACCATCTGTACCTTCTGTTTGAGCAACCAAAGAAAGCGG ATTAATGATGGCAAAGAAATGCGGGGTATTGGTTCACTGAGGATGAGCCGCAGATAG
- the LOC129829365 gene encoding melanocortin receptor 3-like produces the protein MNNTYRHLLPLDLRLNETTRESLAGEDEQGNLTGTGTGIEPGLCEAVHIQAEVFLTLGIVSLLENILVILAVVKNKNLHSPMYVLLCSLAAADMLVSVSNSLETVVIAALNRRLIVADDHFIQLMDNFFDSIICISLVASICNLLAIAIDRYVTIFYALRYHSIVTMRRAVLAIGGIWLTCVFCGIVFIVYSESKAVVVCLIIMFFTMLVLMATLYVHMFLLARLHIKRIAILPAEGVVPQRTCMKGAITITILLGVFVCCWAPFFLHLILLITCPKNQLCVCYMSHFTTYLVLIMCNSVIDPVIYAFRSLEMRKTFKEILGCFSATCSIFHCKY, from the coding sequence ATGAACAACACTTATAGACATCTGCTGCCGCTGGACCTTCGGCTCAATGAAACCACCAGGGAGTCTCTGGCCGGGGAGGACGAACAGGGGAACCTGACCGGCACCGGGACCGGCATCGAGCCTGGTCTATGTGAGGCAGTCCACATCCAAGCTGAGGTGTTCCTGACACTGGGGATCGTCAGCCTTCTGGAGAATATCTTGGTGATCTTGGCAGTGGTGAAGAACAAGAACCTCCACTCACCCATGTATGTACTCCTGTGTAGTCTTGCTGCTGCTGACATGCTGGTGAGTGTCTCCAACTCACTAGAGACGGTGGTTATCGCTGCGCTGAACAGACGGTTGATTGTGGCAGATGACCACTTTATTCAACTCATGGACAACTTCTTTGACTCCATCATCTGTATCTCTCTGGTGGCCTCAATCTGTAACCTTCTAGCTATCGCCATTGACCGTTACGTGACCATCTTCTACGCCCTACGCTACCACAGCATCGTGACGATGCGGCGGGCTGTCCTGGCCATCGGTGGCATCTGGCTGACATGTGTGTTCTGTGGGATAGTCTTCATCGTCTACTCAGAGAGCAAGGCAGTCGTTGTGTGTCTGATCATCATGTTCTTCACCATGCTGGTGCTCATGGCCACTCTGTACGTTCACATGTTCCTGCTGGCGAGGCTTCACATCAAGCGCATCGCTATTCTGCCCGCGGAGGGTGTGGTGCCCCAGAGGACCTGCATGAAGGGagccatcaccatcaccatcctccTAGGGGTGTTCGTCTGCTGCTGGGCACCTttcttcctccacctcatcctcctcatcacctGTCCCAAGAACCAGCTCTGTGTCTGTTACATGTCCCACTTTACCACCTACCTGGTGCTCATAATGTGTAACTCTGTCATAGACCCCGTTATCTATGCCTTCCGCAGTCTCGAGATGCGCAAAACCTTCAAGGAGATCCTCGGTTGTTTCAGTGCCACTTGTAGTATTTTCCACTGTAAATACTGA